Proteins from a single region of Stappia sp. ES.058:
- a CDS encoding EAL domain-containing protein yields the protein MASIKNVVQDAGAVPLDLRGPVDDAFLTAFQISSIRMIYYDTDMIIRDVNRAFLENDDFTRADVIGRPMRTVMGDAIWERARPAVEAALRGEPQVTTTWGLRRATRERLMRIRHEPVFDAAGTVTGLIVLIEDTTELFELENRVSMHEEVFRQSTEAMSIVGLDFRFIWSNPATAKTWGYTAEEIIGKRLVDVIGERGFLERAKPHLDRCFSGEQVEYQFKHDFANGDIVYFELNCVPFRSSTGEVIAAAVTRRDVTSATMMKAELLRQARQDALTGLANRYALEEELEMRVAQCAATFADSDVRLSALVLVDLDGFKVVNDIAGHSAGDALLKQVADLLRTIDKVDMIARLGGDEFALVLSACTAAKVEAACQTIISGLETTPFDWDGARYSVRASVGVAMLDEEMFEATVPSIYDVINWADRACRLAKERGGSRMAVYHAADTEIQARFEETGNLRVVQDALLNGRFELYAMPIAPIDGVSGQYFEVLLRIVGTDGQMLVPAAFISAAERHQMMVPVDKWVVRNVLERLRTAPADLQLTVNLSGQSVGDPEFRDFLVAALDERPEVHGRLAFEITETSAVRSMETARDLIKALRGRGCGIVLDDFGSGLSSFGYLRKFDVDMLKIDGNIIGDVANDPVQQTIVAGIVAVAAAMDVRVVAEFVEDEQTLETLRDLGVSLVQGYHVGRPAAWSETFGR from the coding sequence GTGGCATCGATAAAAAACGTCGTGCAGGATGCCGGTGCCGTACCCCTCGACTTGAGAGGCCCGGTGGACGATGCCTTTCTCACGGCTTTCCAGATCTCGTCCATTCGAATGATCTACTACGACACCGACATGATTATTCGGGACGTCAACAGGGCGTTTCTTGAAAACGACGACTTTACAAGGGCGGATGTGATAGGGCGCCCCATGCGGACCGTCATGGGTGACGCGATCTGGGAACGCGCGCGTCCGGCTGTCGAGGCGGCCCTGCGCGGCGAGCCGCAGGTCACGACGACCTGGGGGCTGCGCCGGGCGACCCGCGAACGTCTCATGCGGATCCGTCACGAGCCGGTGTTCGATGCCGCCGGCACGGTCACGGGCCTGATTGTGCTGATAGAGGATACGACGGAGCTTTTCGAGCTGGAAAACCGCGTTTCCATGCATGAGGAGGTGTTCCGGCAATCAACAGAGGCCATGTCGATTGTCGGGCTGGATTTCCGGTTTATCTGGTCGAACCCGGCCACTGCGAAGACCTGGGGGTATACGGCCGAGGAAATCATCGGCAAGCGTCTCGTCGATGTCATCGGCGAACGGGGATTTCTCGAACGCGCGAAGCCCCATCTCGATCGCTGTTTTTCCGGCGAACAGGTGGAGTATCAATTCAAGCACGATTTTGCGAACGGTGACATTGTCTATTTCGAGCTGAACTGCGTGCCCTTCCGCAGCAGCACGGGCGAGGTGATCGCCGCCGCGGTAACCCGGCGCGACGTGACCAGTGCCACCATGATGAAAGCTGAGTTGCTGCGGCAGGCGCGCCAGGATGCGTTGACCGGTCTTGCGAACCGCTATGCCCTTGAAGAAGAACTGGAGATGCGTGTGGCGCAATGCGCCGCCACGTTCGCCGACAGCGATGTGCGCCTGTCCGCGCTGGTTCTGGTTGATCTCGACGGGTTCAAGGTGGTCAACGACATCGCCGGACACAGTGCCGGCGATGCCTTGCTGAAACAGGTCGCCGATCTCCTGCGGACCATCGACAAGGTGGACATGATCGCGCGGCTGGGCGGCGACGAGTTTGCGCTCGTGCTCTCGGCCTGCACCGCGGCCAAGGTGGAGGCGGCCTGCCAGACGATCATCAGCGGACTGGAAACGACCCCTTTCGACTGGGACGGCGCCCGCTACTCCGTGCGTGCCAGTGTCGGCGTCGCCATGCTTGACGAGGAGATGTTCGAGGCGACGGTGCCGAGCATCTACGACGTCATCAACTGGGCCGACCGGGCTTGTCGCCTTGCCAAGGAGCGCGGTGGATCGCGGATGGCGGTCTACCACGCGGCGGATACGGAAATCCAGGCGCGCTTTGAGGAAACGGGAAACCTGCGCGTGGTTCAGGATGCGCTCCTGAACGGACGTTTTGAGCTCTATGCCATGCCGATTGCGCCGATCGACGGGGTCAGCGGTCAGTACTTCGAGGTGTTGCTGCGCATTGTCGGGACCGACGGGCAGATGCTGGTGCCGGCAGCGTTCATTTCTGCTGCGGAACGGCATCAGATGATGGTCCCGGTCGACAAGTGGGTGGTGCGCAACGTGCTGGAGCGCCTGCGGACGGCGCCCGCGGACCTGCAATTGACGGTCAACCTGTCGGGACAGTCCGTCGGCGATCCGGAGTTTCGCGACTTTCTGGTTGCCGCCCTGGACGAAAGGCCGGAGGTTCACGGGCGGCTTGCGTTCGAGATCACCGAAACCTCAGCAGTGCGCTCGATGGAGACCGCGCGCGACCTGATCAAGGCGCTGCGCGGGCGCGGCTGCGGCATCGTTCTCGATGACTTCGGGTCAGGCCTGTCGTCCTTCGGCTATCTTCGCAAGTTCGATGTCGACATGCTCAAGATCGACGGCAACATCATCGGCGATGTCGCCAACGATCCGGTTCAGCAGACGATTGTCGCCGGCATCGTCGCCGTTGCGGCTGCCATGGACGTTCGGGTCGTGGCGGAGTTCGTCGAAGATGAGCAGACGCTCGAGACGCTGCGTGACCTCGGCGTGAGTTTGGTGCAGGGCTATCATGTCGGACGCCCGGCGGCGTGGTCGGAGACCTTCGGAAGGTGA